The following coding sequences lie in one Pseudobacteroides sp. genomic window:
- a CDS encoding NAD(P)/FAD-dependent oxidoreductase, whose protein sequence is MKEKFIIAGNGITAINAAKAIREINSDVEIHMFGDERYYPYNRIKLSKSLLDKLEEDALLLQKKDWYEANGVYLHLNVGVAGIDASNNQILLNDGSKMGYDKLLIASGARNFKPPIAGIDNPGIFTIRQLEDAWNIHQSIEGKSSVLNIGGGIQGLETAWILHQHGKKVIIAEISNRLMPNQLDQKASRILLKILKNYNIDVLLDTQVESIICDKQFECTAKNKGTIKCDMVIYSAGIRPNIEFLRSSPVDMKRGVIVDREMRTNIENIYAAGDAAELEGKVTGLWNIAIEQGKAAGYNMAGRKTEYRQIVPVTTLNAFNISLFSMGNVNEGEDVYTITEEDAESNLYKRLFIKNDRIIGAIVIGDTKKSPALKTAIEKEVSLENIDIERISIDDLMESIKKVKECKV, encoded by the coding sequence ATGAAAGAAAAATTTATTATTGCGGGCAATGGAATAACTGCAATCAATGCAGCAAAAGCCATTAGAGAGATTAATTCCGATGTGGAAATTCATATGTTTGGGGATGAAAGGTATTACCCGTATAATCGAATAAAACTTTCAAAAAGTCTTTTGGATAAACTTGAGGAAGATGCTTTACTTTTGCAGAAAAAGGATTGGTATGAGGCTAATGGTGTGTATCTACATCTAAATGTCGGCGTGGCTGGAATTGATGCAAGCAATAATCAGATTCTTCTGAATGATGGAAGCAAAATGGGTTATGACAAGCTACTTATAGCCAGCGGAGCAAGAAACTTCAAGCCGCCTATTGCCGGAATAGATAATCCGGGCATCTTTACAATTAGACAGTTGGAGGATGCGTGGAATATTCACCAAAGCATTGAGGGCAAAAGCTCTGTTTTAAATATCGGAGGGGGGATTCAAGGGCTGGAAACGGCATGGATTTTGCATCAGCACGGCAAAAAGGTAATTATTGCTGAGATATCTAACAGGCTCATGCCAAATCAGTTGGATCAGAAGGCCTCCCGAATTCTTTTGAAAATTCTGAAAAATTATAATATTGATGTATTATTGGATACTCAAGTGGAGAGTATCATCTGTGATAAACAATTTGAGTGTACGGCAAAAAACAAAGGTACAATAAAATGCGATATGGTGATTTATTCGGCAGGGATCAGACCTAATATTGAATTCCTGAGAAGCTCTCCTGTTGATATGAAAAGAGGCGTAATAGTAGACCGGGAAATGAGGACCAATATCGAAAATATTTATGCCGCAGGAGATGCAGCAGAGCTTGAAGGGAAGGTAACAGGGCTTTGGAATATTGCTATAGAACAGGGAAAAGCGGCGGGATACAATATGGCAGGAAGGAAGACAGAATACCGGCAGATTGTTCCTGTAACCACCCTCAATGCATTTAATATATCGCTTTTCTCAATGGGGAATGTTAATGAAGGCGAAGATGTTTATACCATTACTGAGGAGGATGCAGAAAGTAACCTTTACAAGAGATTATTTATCAAAAATGATAGGATTATTGGTGCAATTGTCATAGGAGATACAAAAAAGTCGCCTGCACTAAAGACAGCGATTGAAAAGGAAGTATCGTTGGAAAATATAGATATTGAAAGAATATCAATAGATGATTTGATGGAATCAATAAAAAAAGTAAAGGAGTGTAAAGTATAA
- a CDS encoding N-acetylmuramoyl-L-alanine amidase, with translation MSEISNRKYFFIIIINLFTLLFWASTSAEAHAVQSKKIVIDPGHGGVDSGCIRKDLHEKDITLDISEKVKSILQNKGFNVDLTRKSDESLYNYCKIGDTLERRDLNARVNRINDSNADIFVSIHVNSYFNPEINGSTAFYFSEQCLKSKALAKSIQRSLNNLVIEGNKRMAHNSRAEDYYILKNTTIPGVLVETGFITNPRERGLLSTNSYRQKLAKSIASGIAEYMKSQG, from the coding sequence GTGTCTGAAATTAGTAATAGAAAGTACTTTTTTATAATTATAATCAATTTATTTACTTTGCTCTTTTGGGCATCTACCTCAGCAGAAGCTCATGCTGTTCAAAGCAAAAAGATTGTTATTGACCCAGGTCATGGAGGGGTTGATAGTGGATGTATAAGGAAAGACTTGCATGAAAAGGATATTACTCTTGATATATCGGAGAAAGTTAAAAGCATTCTACAGAATAAGGGTTTTAATGTGGACCTGACTAGAAAAAGTGATGAATCATTGTACAATTATTGCAAAATTGGAGACACTCTTGAAAGAAGAGATCTCAATGCACGGGTAAATAGAATAAACGATAGCAATGCAGATATTTTTGTCAGCATCCATGTAAATAGTTATTTTAACCCTGAAATTAATGGCTCCACAGCATTCTATTTTAGTGAGCAGTGTTTGAAATCTAAGGCTTTAGCAAAAAGTATACAAAGGTCTTTAAACAACCTTGTCATAGAGGGGAATAAGAGGATGGCTCATAATTCCCGGGCTGAGGATTATTATATTTTAAAAAATACAACTATACCGGGTGTCCTGGTTGAGACAGGATTTATCACCAATCCGAGAGAGCGAGGTTTGCTTTCTACAAATTCATATAGGCAAAAGCTAGCCAAATCTATTGCTTCGGGAATTGCAGAATATATGAAGAGCCAGGGTTAA
- a CDS encoding VanW family protein: MKTYMDFSSKRYLSVVYILLSIMIMTSCSSRGSLKTPGNQAQQSPPVKVIEFPTIERTVKNNVYLNNENVGSLKESELISKIMNYAATVDTKAADATLDSSTWQINRGKVGKKVNVDKTIEALFNAQEGDKIDLVVDEIMPLVTSQNLMKNIVTIGSYTTSILDKDASRVNNIKLASRKINGFKLSPGEEFSFNTIVGRRTEEKGYEDATIIVRRQGVPKKGIGVGGGICQVSSTLFNAAEACNLNIIERHKHSKTVGYVPKGKDATVNYGSYDFRFSNSRSYPIMVRTYLSSETLTVKIIENRNS; this comes from the coding sequence ATGAAAACTTACATGGATTTCAGCTCGAAAAGGTACTTGAGTGTAGTGTACATTTTATTATCAATAATGATAATGACCTCTTGCAGTTCAAGGGGTAGTTTAAAGACTCCTGGAAATCAGGCTCAACAAAGCCCTCCGGTAAAAGTCATAGAATTTCCCACAATAGAGCGGACTGTTAAAAATAATGTTTATTTGAATAATGAAAATGTGGGAAGCCTAAAAGAGTCTGAATTGATCTCAAAGATCATGAATTATGCTGCAACTGTTGACACTAAAGCTGCGGATGCCACTCTTGACAGTTCTACCTGGCAAATAAACCGAGGCAAGGTAGGTAAAAAGGTTAATGTAGACAAAACTATAGAAGCACTCTTTAATGCACAGGAAGGTGATAAGATTGACCTTGTAGTTGATGAGATTATGCCTTTAGTTACATCACAAAATTTAATGAAAAATATTGTAACAATAGGCAGTTATACAACTTCCATACTGGATAAAGATGCGTCGAGGGTAAATAATATAAAATTGGCATCCAGGAAAATAAACGGCTTTAAACTCTCACCTGGCGAGGAATTTTCCTTCAACACAATAGTAGGCAGGAGAACAGAAGAAAAGGGCTATGAAGATGCAACTATTATTGTAAGAAGGCAGGGTGTACCCAAGAAAGGTATAGGTGTTGGAGGCGGTATATGCCAGGTTTCCAGTACATTATTCAATGCCGCAGAAGCATGCAATCTTAATATAATTGAACGGCATAAGCATTCAAAGACTGTAGGCTATGTCCCTAAAGGAAAGGACGCCACTGTCAATTATGGTTCATATGATTTCAGGTTCAGCAATAGCCGCAGTTACCCTATCATGGTTAGAACATACTTAAGCAGTGAGACATTGACAGTAAAAATTATCGAAAACCGTAATTCATAA
- a CDS encoding phosphotransferase has protein sequence MIPEKKLDAVKNALRAAFEVSEFEDISIMTSGLSSALVFRIVVKGKPYLLRIITRTDEMGDPTNQFANMKAAAEAGIAPPIWYMSIEDRISITDFVEDRQFPISEAKTKLPELIRRMHSLPPFHKLMNYQSNIDGFLRNFQDSKMLPEIITEELFKQYNRIFAVYPRNDQDLVSCHNDLKPENILFDGEKVWLVDWEAAFLNDRYADIAIVANFVVNSDEEEAEYLRSYFGETVDDYRHARFFLARQILHMHYIAIFMLFGAKGKPVDVDIIKPKFRDFHNQIWDGEISLASDEAKIKYSLVHMEQFLHNTKAHRFEDALHIVSSSHRLM, from the coding sequence ATGATTCCAGAAAAAAAGCTAGATGCCGTTAAAAATGCTTTGCGAGCAGCATTCGAAGTAAGTGAATTTGAAGATATAAGTATAATGACTTCCGGGCTTTCTTCCGCTCTGGTTTTTCGTATTGTTGTAAAGGGAAAACCATATTTGCTTCGTATCATTACCCGTACTGATGAGATGGGTGATCCAACCAACCAGTTTGCCAACATGAAGGCAGCCGCTGAAGCGGGTATTGCTCCTCCTATATGGTACATGAGCATAGAAGATAGGATTTCAATCACAGACTTTGTGGAAGATCGACAGTTTCCTATAAGTGAGGCAAAAACTAAGCTGCCTGAGCTGATTCGACGTATGCATTCACTGCCGCCCTTCCATAAGCTTATGAATTATCAGAGTAACATTGACGGTTTTCTTAGAAATTTTCAGGATTCTAAAATGCTTCCGGAAATTATAACAGAAGAGCTATTTAAGCAGTACAATCGTATTTTTGCTGTTTATCCCAGAAATGATCAAGATTTGGTTTCATGCCATAACGATCTCAAGCCGGAAAATATTCTATTTGATGGAGAGAAAGTTTGGCTGGTGGATTGGGAAGCAGCCTTTTTAAACGATCGTTATGCGGATATTGCTATTGTTGCAAATTTTGTGGTAAATAGTGATGAAGAAGAAGCGGAGTATCTTAGAAGCTATTTCGGAGAGACAGTGGATGATTACAGACATGCTCGGTTTTTCCTTGCACGGCAAATATTACACATGCACTATATTGCAATTTTTATGCTGTTTGGTGCAAAAGGTAAACCTGTTGATGTAGATATTATAAAACCCAAGTTCAGAGACTTTCATAACCAAATATGGGATGGTGAAATAAGTTTGGCCAGTGATGAGGCAAAGATTAAATATTCATTGGTTCATATGGAGCAATTTTTGCACAATACTAAGGCACACAGATTTGAAGATGCATTACATATTGTTTCGAGTTCACATAGACTGATGTAA